From Methanobrevibacter millerae, one genomic window encodes:
- a CDS encoding pectate lyase-like adhesive domain-containing protein, translated as MKRLIILLSFLMLISLSCVSAADDVNETLEINEQDLLTADAGTFQALQAKINQAPAGSTINLENDYVYSNDVNPLYGISIGKQITINGNGHTIDGLHTSQIFNIKTESLVTFNNIRFVNGQAHWHGGAIGIGDILSYGNIRVDNCYFIDNNAEVGGGGFDVYHADVSNSHFISNHAEQGGAFQCSNGANIVNCEFKDNSAEIMGGAVYILGGYEWDVPAASTIRNSRFINNHAESSGAAALYCKATIADCEFSDNYADTFGAGALYIEDGSILKCNFTGNHAPQNGGAVCFSSDGTGEIRSCSFNGNHVNDAGGAVYGNFEGYRLEIRDCNFTANHAELEGGAVYGSWNIFNSNFNANTADYYGGAVCGYGDIYDCVFNSNSAKENGGAISSALTVSNSKFTDNSVTDKDSYGAAISGAESVEKCEFTDNKGPNVVSSAASVCGNVFKSSANSDEFIYGTPEMTLKNNKMTSNNRYDIKIDCFETQTMAFDLNLVFENRTVAPNSTIELCQFQDDSQNKIVFEPEMEIKVKLTNQDTKATEDITLYYDSELSGYYYKCELEEGTYDVTGSAEINNYHILNGVLVVDGDTNYTLTANDLTKYYHGPERFGVTVTNTKGRLIAGIPVQINVNGQTYTRTTDSRGVASMAINLNSGTYPVRSECGEAKANATITVLKTISGDNIVKIFRNGTQYYATFIDTQGNPLKNTDVEFNINGVFYKRPTNDRGVARMNINLNPGEYIITAKNPSNGEQYTNIITVLTSIVENNDLTKYYKNASQYKVRILADDASYAKAGVKVTFNINGVFYERYSDDDGYVKMNINLEPGEYIITADYNGLRASNKITVKSVIKTENLVMSYRDGSRFNATILDGQGNPYPNQTVTFNINGVFYEKITDENGVAGLAINLMAGEYIITSSYNGMNAANKVTISG; from the coding sequence ATGAAAAGACTAATTATTTTACTTTCATTTCTCATGTTGATATCATTGAGCTGCGTATCGGCAGCGGATGACGTGAATGAAACATTGGAAATTAATGAGCAGGACTTATTGACAGCTGATGCGGGAACATTTCAAGCGCTTCAAGCAAAAATCAATCAGGCTCCTGCAGGCTCAACGATCAATCTGGAAAACGATTACGTCTACAGCAATGATGTTAATCCCCTATACGGAATCTCAATCGGTAAGCAAATAACGATTAACGGTAACGGCCACACCATTGACGGCCTTCATACCTCACAGATATTTAATATCAAGACGGAAAGCCTTGTAACGTTCAATAATATCCGATTCGTTAACGGCCAGGCTCACTGGCACGGCGGCGCAATCGGCATAGGAGACATATTGAGTTACGGAAACATCAGAGTCGACAACTGCTATTTCATCGACAACAATGCAGAGGTTGGCGGCGGAGGCTTTGACGTTTATCATGCAGATGTAAGCAATTCCCATTTCATAAGCAATCATGCGGAACAGGGCGGTGCATTTCAGTGCTCAAACGGCGCCAATATTGTTAACTGCGAATTCAAGGATAATTCCGCTGAAATTATGGGCGGAGCAGTCTACATATTGGGCGGCTATGAATGGGATGTGCCGGCAGCTTCCACTATAAGGAATTCAAGATTCATCAATAACCATGCCGAAAGCAGCGGAGCGGCAGCCCTTTACTGTAAAGCAACAATTGCGGACTGTGAATTCAGTGACAATTACGCAGATACCTTCGGTGCCGGAGCATTATATATCGAAGATGGAAGCATCCTGAAGTGCAATTTCACGGGTAATCATGCTCCGCAGAATGGAGGTGCAGTATGCTTCAGCTCCGACGGTACAGGTGAAATACGCAGCTGCAGCTTCAACGGCAATCATGTAAATGACGCGGGAGGAGCTGTTTACGGAAACTTTGAAGGCTATCGTCTTGAAATCCGTGACTGCAATTTCACGGCCAATCATGCGGAATTGGAAGGAGGTGCAGTTTACGGTTCATGGAATATATTCAACTCCAATTTCAACGCAAATACTGCTGATTACTATGGCGGTGCAGTTTGCGGCTACGGGGATATATATGACTGCGTTTTCAACTCCAACAGTGCCAAAGAAAATGGAGGTGCAATTTCTTCTGCATTAACTGTTTCAAATTCCAAATTCACAGACAACAGCGTTACGGATAAAGACAGCTATGGGGCAGCAATATCCGGTGCTGAAAGCGTTGAAAAGTGTGAATTCACAGACAATAAAGGTCCAAACGTCGTTTCCAGTGCCGCTTCAGTGTGCGGAAATGTCTTTAAAAGCTCTGCAAACAGCGATGAATTCATTTACGGAACGCCTGAAATGACTTTAAAGAACAATAAGATGACTTCAAACAACAGGTATGACATTAAAATCGATTGCTTTGAGACACAGACAATGGCTTTTGATTTGAATCTTGTTTTCGAAAACAGGACTGTAGCGCCCAATTCGACAATAGAGTTATGCCAGTTTCAGGATGACTCACAAAACAAGATTGTCTTTGAACCTGAAATGGAAATAAAGGTAAAACTGACAAACCAGGATACGAAAGCCACCGAAGACATTACCCTATATTATGACAGTGAACTGTCAGGCTATTACTACAAATGCGAACTCGAGGAAGGCACATATGACGTAACGGGCAGTGCAGAGATTAACAATTATCATATACTGAACGGCGTTCTGGTTGTTGACGGAGATACCAACTATACGTTAACCGCCAATGATTTAACCAAGTATTATCACGGACCTGAACGCTTCGGCGTAACCGTAACAAACACAAAGGGCAGACTGATTGCAGGAATTCCGGTTCAAATAAATGTAAACGGCCAGACATATACAAGAACAACCGATTCCAGGGGTGTTGCGTCAATGGCAATCAACCTGAACAGCGGAACCTATCCGGTAAGGAGTGAATGCGGCGAGGCCAAAGCAAACGCAACGATAACCGTTTTGAAAACGATTTCGGGCGATAATATTGTGAAAATATTCAGAAACGGCACCCAGTATTATGCCACATTCATTGACACTCAAGGAAATCCATTGAAAAACACCGACGTTGAGTTCAACATCAACGGAGTATTCTACAAAAGGCCTACAAATGACAGAGGCGTTGCAAGGATGAACATCAACCTGAATCCGGGCGAATACATCATAACGGCTAAAAACCCTTCAAATGGCGAGCAATATACCAATATCATTACTGTTTTAACTTCAATTGTTGAAAACAATGATTTAACCAAGTATTATAAAAACGCTTCACAGTACAAGGTCAGGATACTTGCAGATGACGCAAGCTACGCCAAAGCGGGTGTTAAAGTAACATTCAACATCAACGGAGTATTCTATGAGAGATACTCGGACGATGACGGCTACGTCAAGATGAACATAAACCTGGAACCGGGCGAATACATCATAACGGCCGATTACAACGGCCTAAGGGCGTCAAATAAGATTACTGTAAAGTCCGTTATAAAAACTGAAAATCTGGTGATGTCATACAGGGACGGATCCAGATTCAACGCCACAATTTTAGATGGTCAGGGAAATCCCTACCCGAACCAGACTGTGACCTTTAACATCAACGGAGTATTCTATGAAAAGATAACCGATGAAAATGGAGTTGCAGGCCTAGCCATCAACTTAATGGCCGGCGAATACATAATAACATCCAGCTACAACGGCATGAACGCCGCAAACAAGGTAACAATTTCAGGTTAA
- a CDS encoding ATP-binding protein → MKYLRRVIDDDLEKYLKMIGAILIIGPKWCGKTTTAQQHAKSILKLDDKDNYQSNMMWADIEPSRLLRGDKPRLIDEWQVAPALWDSVRNSVDESDGYGLYILTGSTVVDENSIIHSGTGRIHRLLMRPMSLYESGESNGQISIMELFDNPDMNINNFESQLTMDKLIFAACRGGWPDSLNQETEEGQLFIAYSYLENICNTDVSVVDGIKRDPDRVRLLLRSIARNNSTMAKDQTIIDDINANFMDISRPTYYSYVDALKRLFVIEDNRGWSPNIKSKSAIRSGNKKVFIDPSIAVAALNANPESMEKDLKTFGFIFENLCIRDLSVYTNSHGGKVSYYRDNSGLEVDCVVHLRDGRYALIECKLGTKRIEDGAQNLLKINSLIEKNEKIDNPTFLAVLTGGKDAVTRKDGVKVIPIGCLKP, encoded by the coding sequence ATGAAATATTTAAGAAGAGTCATTGACGATGATTTGGAAAAATACCTTAAAATGATTGGTGCAATCCTTATTATCGGCCCAAAATGGTGCGGTAAAACAACTACTGCTCAGCAACATGCAAAAAGCATATTGAAATTAGATGATAAAGACAATTATCAATCCAATATGATGTGGGCGGATATCGAACCTTCAAGATTATTGAGGGGAGACAAACCAAGATTAATTGATGAATGGCAAGTAGCCCCTGCTCTATGGGATTCCGTAAGAAACAGCGTTGATGAAAGTGACGGGTATGGATTATATATCTTAACAGGTTCAACAGTAGTGGATGAAAACAGCATTATTCATTCAGGAACTGGAAGAATTCATAGGCTATTAATGAGACCAATGTCCTTATATGAAAGCGGCGAATCCAATGGTCAAATTTCAATAATGGAGCTATTTGACAATCCGGATATGAATATTAATAATTTTGAATCACAACTGACAATGGATAAATTGATTTTTGCAGCATGCCGTGGAGGCTGGCCTGATTCCCTAAATCAGGAAACGGAAGAAGGGCAGCTATTCATAGCATACTCCTATTTGGAAAATATATGCAATACGGATGTTTCTGTTGTTGATGGAATTAAACGAGACCCTGATAGAGTTAGATTGCTGTTGCGTTCAATTGCACGCAATAATTCCACAATGGCAAAAGACCAGACCATAATTGATGACATCAATGCAAATTTCATGGATATTTCCAGACCAACATATTATTCATATGTTGATGCATTGAAAAGATTGTTTGTTATTGAAGACAATCGGGGCTGGTCACCCAATATCAAGTCCAAATCAGCAATCAGATCAGGAAATAAAAAAGTTTTCATAGATCCTTCAATTGCTGTAGCCGCTTTAAATGCAAATCCGGAATCAATGGAAAAAGATTTGAAAACCTTCGGATTTATTTTTGAAAACTTGTGTATTAGGGACTTAAGCGTTTATACGAATTCACATGGCGGAAAAGTTTCATATTACAGAGACAACTCCGGTCTGGAAGTTGATTGTGTTGTTCATTTAAGGGATGGAAGATATGCATTAATAGAATGTAAACTGGGCACCAAAAGAATAGAAGACGGTGCACAAAATCTACTTAAAATCAATAGTTTAATTGAAAAAAATGAAAAAATAGATAATCCAACTTTTCTTGCGGTCTTAACAGGCGGAAAAGATGCAGTTACAAGAAAGGATGGTGTTAAGGTTATTCCTATTGGATGTTTAAAGCCATAA
- a CDS encoding oxidoreductase: protein MKDIFDKCDFGDFKLNSRIVRTGLWESQKELGKLSPEIFLRYERLAKSHVGIITTELISLYDHDRFSDYSHSINSPAFIKEFKYLTELTHKHDVPVLAQIGFVDCNVNGKQSVSVNDLTLEDIRQIQSDYIVAAKKISFADFDGIQLTMGNTYFFSKMINPKENRRKDDYGGSAFNRLRMILEIIKVIKSTTNLHVNCRINASDEALEISEILEKIGADSIQITKPSSPQYFRKDSENKNILFDVTDEIAESVDIPVILGGGLDDADSINDLINSTSIEFVSMQRPFVFNPTFLNDWKEGKETQTLCRTCNNCYWKKTSTCHVKMNEEDLKC from the coding sequence ATGAAAGACATATTCGACAAATGCGATTTTGGAGATTTTAAGCTTAACAGCAGGATTGTGAGAACCGGATTGTGGGAATCCCAAAAGGAGCTTGGAAAGCTTTCCCCGGAAATATTTCTGCGCTATGAAAGGCTTGCAAAAAGCCATGTGGGAATTATTACAACGGAACTGATTTCACTTTATGACCATGACCGCTTCAGCGACTATTCCCATTCAATAAACAGCCCTGCCTTCATCAAGGAATTCAAGTACCTTACAGAATTAACCCATAAACATGACGTTCCCGTTCTGGCTCAAATCGGCTTTGTCGACTGCAACGTCAACGGCAAGCAGAGCGTAAGCGTCAATGATTTAACATTGGAAGACATAAGGCAGATTCAGTCCGATTATATCGTTGCGGCCAAAAAGATTTCATTTGCGGACTTTGACGGAATACAGCTGACGATGGGAAACACTTACTTTTTCTCTAAAATGATCAATCCAAAAGAAAACAGGAGAAAGGACGATTACGGCGGAAGCGCATTCAACCGTCTGAGAATGATTCTTGAAATCATTAAGGTAATCAAAAGCACGACGAATCTGCACGTCAACTGCAGGATTAACGCATCGGATGAGGCTTTAGAAATTTCTGAAATCCTTGAAAAAATCGGTGCCGACAGCATTCAGATAACGAAGCCCTCTTCACCCCAATATTTCAGAAAGGATTCTGAAAACAAAAACATTTTATTTGACGTTACCGATGAAATAGCTGAAAGCGTTGATATCCCTGTAATTCTCGGAGGGGGACTTGATGATGCTGATTCAATCAATGACTTAATCAACTCCACAAGCATTGAATTCGTATCCATGCAGAGGCCGTTTGTCTTCAATCCTACATTCTTGAATGACTGGAAGGAAGGAAAGGAAACGCAGACTCTCTGCAGGACATGCAACAACTGCTACTGGAAAAAGACAAGCACATGCCACGTAAAAATGAATGAAGAGGATTTGAAGTGCTGA
- a CDS encoding zinc ribbon domain-containing protein, whose protein sequence is MVFCSVCGVESDSKSKVCKNCKSILISEKYFNINELNSFAQIANDENIEILKATPVTETEYEIILENIRRIALRNLERHDLTALNTIDKIRVIASSYAKITYKSKGAEFGSYSYNRIRIDDRLADCDIIATLIHELAHHLLSEIFEQMLMLIWEVKKTYALEAFVSFILGTNPIYVLINEYCAHTVEGRFIPHGYQKYASFNRILTEEFDLENDAEVIDFALMMGNSIADDIIRILENFIGDDLRDEIKLVYQRNYNNPANYDEILLESDEVYETAEKLKHLHIILISGIIASKDEESYELLRQIKKDFIENNG, encoded by the coding sequence ATGGTATTCTGTTCTGTCTGCGGCGTCGAATCGGACTCAAAAAGCAAAGTATGCAAAAACTGCAAATCAATCTTAATCAGCGAGAAGTATTTCAATATAAATGAGCTAAACAGCTTCGCCCAGATTGCAAACGACGAAAACATTGAAATCCTTAAAGCCACTCCGGTTACGGAAACAGAATATGAAATAATCCTTGAAAACATTCGCCGGATTGCTTTAAGAAACCTTGAAAGGCATGACTTAACCGCATTAAACACCATCGACAAGATTAGAGTCATTGCCTCATCATACGCTAAAATCACTTACAAGTCAAAGGGAGCCGAGTTCGGAAGCTATTCCTACAACAGAATCAGAATCGATGACAGATTGGCGGACTGCGACATAATAGCTACCCTGATTCATGAGCTGGCACATCACCTTTTAAGCGAGATTTTCGAGCAGATGCTCATGCTGATATGGGAAGTCAAAAAGACCTACGCCCTGGAGGCTTTCGTCTCATTCATACTGGGCACAAATCCGATTTACGTTTTAATAAACGAGTACTGCGCCCATACGGTTGAGGGAAGGTTCATTCCACACGGCTATCAGAAGTACGCCTCCTTCAACAGGATTCTAACCGAGGAATTCGATTTGGAAAATGACGCAGAAGTCATTGACTTTGCCCTGATGATGGGTAATTCCATTGCCGATGACATAATCCGTATTCTTGAAAATTTCATTGGTGATGATTTAAGGGATGAAATCAAGCTGGTCTATCAGCGAAACTACAACAATCCTGCGAACTATGACGAGATCCTTTTGGAAAGCGACGAGGTATATGAAACGGCCGAAAAGCTTAAGCATCTCCATATAATTCTAATCTCAGGCATCATCGCCTCCAAGGACGAGGAATCCTATGAGCTTTTAAGGCAAATCAAGAAGGATTTCATTGAAAACAATGGTTAG
- a CDS encoding tyrosine-type recombinase/integrase, translating to MIATDELNDYLEEYLEEKQEVKNLTEETVRKQTFNISKFIEFLEDNGIEELTDSNVKKQLRQYRRYCLKKRENKRTTVKTYMMNILEFINSEDVQEEIRHDTIKMKDIIEVKAEDPETAKKRIEKISLTHPQSNYFLETVQLEGNKRDYAICATFLDSGMRLKELVLLNKSDIQVPIDDSGFYELPTDSNDFIEVYLRAETTKGELKDRTTFITYDTLVSINDMIYDRITKLRKNTHDVYRPVIQRKKALEEVNREELFLNQRGKRIGKRAVQDIIKKYARLTDERIASDAIECPVDYSKNVSVHILRHTALSHYAEVLTVAEVQTIAGHSNSQTTDKYIHVDREQMKQKLKVNNMRFRH from the coding sequence ATGATAGCTACCGATGAGCTAAATGATTACTTAGAAGAATATTTGGAGGAAAAACAGGAAGTAAAAAACCTTACCGAAGAAACCGTCCGAAAACAAACATTTAATATTTCAAAATTTATAGAATTTCTTGAAGATAATGGAATTGAGGAACTGACAGACTCCAATGTCAAAAAGCAGCTGCGCCAGTATCGTAGGTATTGCCTAAAAAAGCGTGAAAACAAAAGGACTACAGTCAAGACATATATGATGAACATTCTGGAATTCATAAACTCCGAAGACGTTCAGGAGGAAATCCGCCACGATACCATCAAAATGAAGGATATCATTGAGGTCAAGGCAGAAGATCCCGAAACCGCCAAGAAAAGAATCGAGAAAATCAGTCTGACGCATCCGCAGAGCAATTATTTTCTTGAAACGGTTCAATTGGAGGGTAACAAGCGTGATTACGCCATCTGCGCCACTTTTCTGGACTCAGGAATGAGGCTTAAGGAACTGGTTTTACTGAATAAGTCCGATATCCAGGTTCCGATAGATGATTCAGGCTTTTACGAATTGCCGACTGATTCTAATGATTTCATTGAGGTTTATTTAAGGGCTGAAACCACAAAGGGTGAGCTGAAAGACCGTACGACCTTTATCACCTACGATACTTTGGTTTCTATAAATGACATGATCTATGATAGAATAACGAAGCTTCGAAAGAACACTCATGACGTTTACAGGCCTGTCATTCAAAGAAAGAAAGCTTTGGAAGAAGTAAATCGTGAAGAACTGTTTTTAAATCAGAGAGGAAAGCGCATCGGAAAGCGTGCTGTTCAGGATATCATCAAGAAGTATGCCAGGTTAACCGATGAGAGGATAGCCTCTGATGCCATTGAATGTCCTGTAGATTATTCCAAAAACGTGAGCGTTCACATCCTAAGACACACTGCATTGTCTCATTACGCTGAAGTATTGACGGTTGCTGAGGTTCAGACAATTGCAGGCCATTCCAATTCACAGACAACGGATAAGTATATCCACGTTGACCGTGAGCAGATGAAACAGAAACTGAAAGTTAATAATATGCGCTTCCGCCATTAA
- a CDS encoding ATP-binding protein: MNELQERYIRNQILTMPMKVTQDLTNGDKKFNKRSDYDNIIGYVDNFLKGENINRFLVLPGLRDVGKTTMLFQVYEYLTKEKNITPQNILYFDCNRLKKTGKVDIFDVVSYYSETFHNSIIETLSQPVFILIDEAQHDKEWDFNGKLIFDASRNVFMIFSGSSALKLSNNTDAARRLLNIPIYPLTYSQHLKLKYGNFKNDISDSIIKMIFDGKTQNSAEVERRMFNIYSNFQNFNVSEWNHFLQFGGFPLSFHQTDDEITQKIVNMVDNVVKSDMNDIEGVNIDTQDLAFKILHYLAFQNPGEVSIGSLSNHFDAKKPLVSKIINILEKIELIFHIEPFTSSVKRTTKPNEYFFATSSLKHNLILDLGNAMLEDKRAYMGKLLENYVASSFHNLDNRSSISYKTYYDDSKKKSSSQNVDFIVQRGLEKPIPIEVSCGDKNQSQIKRAINRYNSPHGIIISNTTANIVKNDNVIYMPPEIFAFM, encoded by the coding sequence ATGAATGAATTGCAAGAGAGGTATATTAGAAATCAGATTCTGACAATGCCAATGAAAGTAACTCAAGATTTAACGAACGGGGATAAGAAATTCAATAAGCGCTCAGATTATGATAATATTATTGGCTATGTTGATAATTTTCTTAAAGGGGAAAACATTAATCGATTTCTTGTTCTTCCTGGATTGAGGGATGTTGGAAAAACAACCATGCTCTTTCAGGTGTATGAATATCTTACAAAAGAAAAAAACATAACTCCGCAAAATATTCTATATTTCGATTGCAATCGATTAAAAAAGACGGGAAAAGTAGATATCTTTGATGTGGTCAGTTATTATTCAGAAACATTTCACAATTCAATCATTGAAACATTATCTCAACCAGTATTCATTCTTATTGATGAAGCACAGCACGATAAAGAATGGGATTTCAATGGAAAATTAATATTTGATGCATCTAGAAATGTTTTCATGATTTTCAGCGGATCATCTGCATTAAAACTTTCCAATAATACTGATGCTGCAAGAAGATTATTGAACATTCCTATTTATCCTTTAACATATTCACAACATTTAAAATTAAAATATGGAAATTTTAAAAACGATATTTCGGATTCTATTATTAAAATGATTTTTGATGGCAAAACACAAAATAGTGCGGAGGTTGAAAGGAGAATGTTTAACATTTATTCGAATTTCCAAAATTTCAATGTATCAGAATGGAATCATTTCTTACAATTTGGAGGATTTCCATTATCATTTCATCAAACTGATGATGAAATAACTCAAAAAATTGTCAATATGGTGGATAATGTTGTAAAAAGCGATATGAATGATATAGAAGGTGTTAATATAGATACGCAAGATCTCGCTTTTAAAATTTTGCATTATCTTGCTTTTCAAAATCCCGGTGAGGTCTCAATAGGTTCCTTATCAAATCATTTTGATGCAAAAAAGCCATTGGTCAGTAAAATAATTAATATTCTTGAAAAAATAGAGCTGATATTTCATATTGAGCCTTTCACATCATCAGTTAAGAGAACGACAAAACCAAATGAATATTTTTTTGCAACATCCAGTTTGAAACATAATTTGATTCTTGATTTGGGCAATGCAATGCTTGAAGACAAAAGGGCATATATGGGAAAACTGCTGGAGAATTATGTGGCTTCTAGTTTTCATAATTTGGATAATAGGAGCAGTATATCCTATAAAACGTATTATGACGATAGTAAGAAAAAAAGCAGTTCGCAAAATGTTGATTTTATTGTTCAAAGGGGATTGGAAAAGCCTATTCCAATTGAAGTAAGCTGCGGCGATAAGAATCAAAGTCAAATCAAGCGGGCCATTAACAGATATAATTCCCCTCATGGAATAATTATTTCAAATACCACTGCAAATATTGTTAAAAATGACAATGTCATTTACATGCCTCCTGAAATTTTTGCTTTCATGTAG
- a CDS encoding HNH endonuclease produces the protein MIKINVMHIPGELIETEISKHINTADISKMLEAYEESDIMSYLSDWAEQVINRDRNCVVCGSKKNLEAHHVFKVNMYDDAYLDLNNGITLCHSCHEKYHSKYGLDCNIKNLLNFKSEIKDPSHEKLIKNHSKVCNELGILSKKYNTLIKKHESTCSQNKDLEEKNRKLKKKNKKLKRKITKAYVNAFM, from the coding sequence ATGATTAAAATTAATGTGATGCATATCCCAGGTGAATTAATTGAAACTGAAATAAGTAAACATATAAACACTGCAGATATTTCCAAAATGCTTGAAGCATATGAAGAGAGTGATATAATGAGTTATCTTTCTGATTGGGCTGAACAGGTTATAAATCGTGACAGGAATTGCGTCGTTTGCGGTTCAAAAAAGAATCTTGAAGCACATCATGTATTTAAGGTGAATATGTATGATGATGCTTATTTGGATTTGAACAATGGAATAACTTTGTGTCACAGTTGCCATGAGAAATATCATAGTAAATATGGTCTAGATTGCAATATTAAGAATTTGCTGAATTTTAAAAGTGAGATAAAAGACCCATCTCATGAAAAATTAATTAAGAATCACAGTAAGGTATGTAATGAGCTTGGAATTCTCAGCAAAAAGTATAATACTTTAATCAAAAAGCATGAGAGCACATGTAGTCAGAATAAGGATCTTGAAGAAAAAAACAGGAAACTGAAAAAGAAAAATAAAAAATTAAAAAGGAAAATTACTAAAGCTTACGTTAATGCATTTATGTAA
- a CDS encoding DUF2828 family protein: MFTSIQKELEKQENYSITENGAVGYKSTSSALVDINYKVSSLRQCEDNEIVKLFDEAFRENREYALKWLCFARNVREGLGERRLFRICYKRLAELDIDIFYKNLDNISEYGRWDDLVSLIGIGHDSDKYIIAIIQNQLNKDLANFKKNKPISLLAKWLPSENASSTHTKIMAKRVIGLLGMTPRKYRLMLSELRAYSNVVEVQMSNNEWDKIDYGKVPSLANLKYKHAFLKHDETRRQEYLNSVERGESKMNMVVATPVDVVSKYNEGWQGIKDFDQTLELAWKNLKDIMVEDTIVVADGSGSMTVHVSGKTMALDVANALAIYTAEHNSGIYKNKYITFSSRPQFVEFKESDSLKSKLEIAREHNEVSNTNIEAVFDLILNVAIENDLAQEDMIKNVLIISDMEFDAAQRGWFGESIPLTESLFEVIAGKYADAGYALPRLIFWNVNSRTQTIPLTENELGVTLVSGFSQNVLKMVMSCKYDPYEVLIETITGPRYDKIKV; the protein is encoded by the coding sequence ATGTTCACTTCAATCCAAAAGGAATTAGAAAAGCAGGAAAATTATTCCATAACCGAAAACGGGGCAGTAGGATACAAATCAACCTCATCAGCGCTGGTTGATATTAATTACAAGGTCAGCAGTCTTCGCCAGTGTGAGGATAATGAAATAGTAAAGCTATTTGACGAGGCATTCAGGGAAAACAGGGAATATGCTTTGAAATGGCTCTGTTTTGCAAGAAACGTCCGTGAAGGATTGGGTGAAAGGAGACTCTTCAGGATATGCTACAAAAGACTGGCAGAACTTGATATTGACATATTCTACAAAAATTTGGATAACATATCCGAATACGGCAGATGGGACGATCTGGTATCATTAATAGGCATCGGCCATGACAGTGATAAATACATAATTGCAATCATACAAAATCAGTTGAATAAGGATTTGGCTAATTTTAAGAAAAATAAACCGATTTCGCTCCTTGCAAAATGGCTTCCAAGCGAAAATGCAAGCAGCACGCATACAAAAATAATGGCTAAAAGAGTTATAGGATTATTGGGAATGACTCCAAGAAAATATCGTTTGATGTTATCTGAGCTTCGCGCATATTCAAATGTCGTGGAAGTGCAGATGAGCAATAACGAGTGGGATAAAATCGATTACGGGAAAGTTCCGTCACTTGCAAACCTCAAATATAAACACGCCTTTTTAAAGCACGATGAAACAAGAAGGCAGGAATATTTAAATTCCGTTGAACGGGGCGAAAGCAAAATGAATATGGTTGTTGCCACTCCTGTGGACGTTGTTTCAAAGTATAATGAAGGCTGGCAAGGTATTAAAGACTTTGACCAGACTTTGGAACTGGCATGGAAGAACCTTAAAGATATTATGGTGGAAGACACGATAGTTGTTGCAGACGGAAGCGGCAGCATGACAGTGCATGTAAGCGGCAAAACAATGGCTTTAGACGTTGCAAATGCCCTTGCAATCTATACTGCCGAGCACAACAGCGGAATATACAAAAACAAGTACATTACATTTTCCAGCAGACCTCAGTTTGTGGAATTCAAGGAGTCTGACAGCTTGAAAAGCAAGCTTGAAATCGCAAGAGAACATAATGAGGTATCCAATACCAACATCGAAGCAGTATTTGATTTAATACTTAATGTAGCCATTGAAAATGACCTTGCACAGGAAGATATGATTAAAAACGTTCTTATCATTTCAGATATGGAGTTTGATGCTGCGCAAAGAGGTTGGTTTGGTGAAAGCATTCCATTGACAGAATCATTATTTGAAGTTATTGCCGGAAAATATGCTGATGCAGGTTACGCTTTGCCAAGATTAATATTCTGGAACGTAAACTCACGCACCCAAACAATACCATTAACGGAAAATGAATTGGGAGTTACGTTGGTGTCTGGATTTTCTCAAAACGTACTGAAAATGGTAATGAGCTGTAAATACGATCCGTATGAAGTTTTAATAGAAACAATAACCGGTCCGAGATATGATAAGATTAAAGTCTAA